A window of Desulfatirhabdium butyrativorans DSM 18734 genomic DNA:
CCTGTTCATTCAGATTGTTCTTTTTCATTTTCCGAATAAGATTGACACAGGCATTATAAGTGCCTTCTTTCTTGCCTTCTTTCTTGCCTATTCTTTCAGCGCTGGTAACATATGGCATTTTTTTCTCCTTTTCAAATACCTTTAAATCCTCCAGAAATATCTTCTCCAGGGTGTCAGGCAGGGTCAACACCCAGTCAATAAACGCATACAGATTCAAAACCCCTTCTCTGGAATAGCCCTTTTGATACAAGAGCTTTGTCAGTTCGGTTTTCCATTGTTTCCGTAATGACGCATTCTTTCTGGTTTCGAGAGCCTTCAGGTGAGCCATTACCACGATGGCAAATGGATTGTCACTGGTTTCAAGATAAAGCCATTGGTCTTTGTAATCAAAGAGTTTCGTTTTGATATAGTCGAGGCCCATTGTGGAACCCCACATCCCGTATCGAAACGGCGGCGGATTCCAGCTTGGGGCATCGTCTGCCAATATGGCCACACTGGTAACCGGTATTTTGTAGCGGTCGTAAATCCGATAATTGTAAACAAACATCCGTTCCGAAAAATCCGGCTTTTTCTGGGACTGGATTTCGATATGGATCAGAATCCATTTTTTGGCACGGTTCTTGAGGGTTACCTCAACAAGCTTGTCTATGTGCCGACGTCCGGTAGCCGATTCTTTGGTTATTTTTTGAAATTCTTTGTCCAAAAATTTTATTCTTACATCCCAGTCAATGTCTTCCGTCGAACCAGGGACAAAAAATTTCATGAACTGGGGAAAAAAGAACTCGATGATCTCTTTCCAGGGTGTGTCATATTTTTGCCTGTTTTCCGTCATGGCCATAGCCTCCGCCCCTGACTGTATCGATCATTACCGAATTGACCTATAAAGGAAATACCCGTGAACAACTCTTTTGTGAATCAATTCGCCCAAAATATCAAGTTCAATTACGCCTGCTTCGACCGCGTCATCCTTCGCGGCTATATCCTGCGGCTGTTTCATACTTCCGGGGGTTGTTTTTTTGCTTCGTACTCTATGTTTCAACTCCCTATCTAACGGAATCATGCGTTTATTGACCAGCAAGGCATAACAGCGAATCGCATCTTCCGCTCATGTTTGTCGAACAGCCGGTGCGGCGGGTCTGGATTTCTTTTGGCCCTTTTGCCCGCTTTCTTCCTTCGCCATCTTTTCCTTGAACTTTTTCCATGCCGTCAGCATGCCACGCGTTTGCTTCTTGCGTGCGATGTTGATCAGCGCCTTTCGCGTCACCGCCGGGTTGCTTCGGCATTCATCCCGAATTTCCTGGGGAAGGCGGTTCAGCGAAAGAATCTCGTTGACCGTAGTGCGGGCCTTGCCGATGATTACCCCCAACTGCTCCTGGGTGTAGGATTCCTCCTTCATGAGGCGATCCAGCGCCTCGGCTTCCTCCACGGACGTCAGGTCCTGTCGCAGCAGATTCTCCACCAGGGCGATTTCACCGGTGTTGCCATCCACCAGGATGGCGGGAATTTCCGTAAGCCCCGCATTTTTGGCCGCCTCGAAGCGCCGCTCACCGGCCACGATGAAATAGGTTGGTGGCGTTTCGGGCGCAGATCCCTCGGGCGCGGGCACCACGCGAACAGGATGGGCGTCAGGACGCCATGGGCGCGGATGGATGCGGCCAGGTCTTCCAGCGCCTGCGGGTCCATGAATTTCCGCGGCTGATTGGGGTCTGCCTGCAAGTCCTGCAAGGGGATTTGATAGAGCTGACCTTTTTCGTAATTCATGATACTTTCCTTCTGGTGCAAAGCCACATCAAAAACCAAATTGAGTGCCGATCCATCGGGTCTGGAATTTTCGTTTCGCCGAACTCCATATGAAATCGCGAAACGACCAGACATTCCGCAGCATTCCGACGGAAATCATCCTTCCAATTCAGTCTGTACCTGAAAAATCTGCTCTTTAAGCAGCGGCAGCTCATTTTTTACGACATCCCATACCATTCTGATATCAATCCCAAAATATTCATGAACAATTTTGTTCCGAAAGGATTTGATTTCTTGCCACAAAATATGAGGATATCTTTGTTTAATTTTATCCGGAATATTCGTAACAGCTTCTCCAATAACCTCGAGCTCGCGGATAGTCGCCGAAAAGCTTTTTCTGTCCTTACTGAATTCTTCCAGCGTCATTCCCTCGATAAATGACTCGATCGCCTGTATGGAATCGTAGATGTCATTCAAGAAAAGCTGCATATTCCGTTGTTCAGACATAAACGATTTCATTCAATATACGCTGTTTTACCAGCGGTTTTATGGTCTCTACCATACCGAGATCAATTTTCTTCTTCAGATGTTCTTGCAGATATCGTTCCAGACCAAAAAAATTCCTGAATATATGTTCATTCCGCATTTCAACAGCAATATCAATATCGGAGTTCTCATGAGCATCTCCCCTGGCATAACTGCCAAACAAACCAATGCGCACAACCCCAAACTGTTGTTCCAGAAACGGCTTGTTTTCCTTTATAAAAAGGATAATTTCGTTCTTATCCATGACATCTCCACAGGTCGCCCGAGTACAACGACAGGAATAGGATCGGGCATATTTCGTCGAAATCGGCCAGCCGCCGATTCACCATATCCATCAGAATCGCATTTTCCACATCCAGATTTTGCAGTTTTTGAGCGATGACGCCATTGATCATTTCAGAAACCTTTCAACCCATGCAGAGTTCTTTCCGTCTTCTGTCGTTAGTTCTCCGGCAATTCTGTCTGCCCTGTTTTCCACAACTCCAGCCGGATTCGCGCCTCGTCACCCAAAATCATGCGGGCATTGGAATTATTGATTTGCCAGGCCAAAAGCTCAGTGCTGACCCGATACTTTGTCTGTAGATATTTCATTGCTTCCTCTTTGCGGAAAAAGCAGTGAAACTCATGCAGTGGCCTTCAACCCC
This region includes:
- a CDS encoding ParB/RepB/Spo0J family partition protein — encoded protein: MPAPEGSAPETPPTYFIVAGERRFEAAKNAGLTEIPAILVDGNTGEIALVENLLRQDLTSVEEAEALDRLMKEESYTQEQLGVIIGKARTTVNEILSLNRLPQEIRDECRSNPAVTRKALINIARKKQTRGMLTAWKKFKEKMAKEESGQKGQKKSRPAAPAVRQT
- a CDS encoding nucleotidyltransferase family protein; amino-acid sequence: MDKNEIILFIKENKPFLEQQFGVVRIGLFGSYARGDAHENSDIDIAVEMRNEHIFRNFFGLERYLQEHLKKKIDLGMVETIKPLVKQRILNEIVYV
- a CDS encoding HepT-like ribonuclease domain-containing protein, with product MSEQRNMQLFLNDIYDSIQAIESFIEGMTLEEFSKDRKSFSATIRELEVIGEAVTNIPDKIKQRYPHILWQEIKSFRNKIVHEYFGIDIRMVWDVVKNELPLLKEQIFQVQTELEG